The following are encoded in a window of Myxocyprinus asiaticus isolate MX2 ecotype Aquarium Trade chromosome 17, UBuf_Myxa_2, whole genome shotgun sequence genomic DNA:
- the olfm4.2 gene encoding olfactomedin-4 — protein MMYLLLILTIVSPAHAWQSIEDWGSGSVDSSVDEFGQCVCNVFLPDTSFPADRVEHMQISSNELSVEVKVQINKVESLKGQLVILLSELSNLTARVEILESGPDKYIKLEFELLRIELREFEALVTQLKTSLNISSPAIDSLYIEIRNMSLIVDQLESYDQSNLEVIRIEFAKLQKKLEKCQDDKDDFSNAQIGSCKHGGILRIGKPIVSQLNADLNAGYKYGGWGKDSKPLPGSENMNWYSGFTDTLVSRITLYADYYKLIMRQGFSTHELYLVNKYDWRGTGNNYIVRANTLYYQFRSPFSMAKYNMTSKTAEYKVVPEATTRFSYHYSPNQNLDFAADETGMWVTYATEESNGKLVLGKIDEESFALEEVWQTSVYKQSVTNIFMICGVLHATRSVDTQTEEIFYTFDTNKNEESHVSIRFEKFQDFYVYLDYNPTDQKLYMYNNGYYVSYNVKFRDA, from the exons ATGATGTATCTCCTACTCATCCTAACAATAGTCAGCCCAGCACACGCTTGGCAG TCAATAGAGGACTGGGGCTCTGGCAGCGTTGACAGCTCTGTTGACGAGTTTGGACAGTGTGTTTGTAATGTTTTCCTGCCTGATACTTCATTCCCAGCAGACCGTGTGGAACACATGCAGATATCCTCAAATGAACTTTCTGTAGAGGTCAAGGTTCAAATCAACAAG GTGGAAAGTCTCAAGGGTCAACTGGTCATTCTCCTCAGCGAGCTCTCCAATTTGACTGCTCGTGTGGAGATTCTGGAGAGCGGACCTGACAAGTACATCAAACTGGAGTTTGAGCTCCTGAGGATCGAGCTGAGAGAATTTGAGGCTCTGGTCACACAACTGAAGACATCACTGAACATCTCGTCACCAGCCATTGACAGTCTTTACATAGAG ATTCGGAATATGAGTTTAATTGTTGACCAATTGGAGAGCTACGACCAGAGCAACTTGGAAGTGATTCGCATTGAGTTCGCCAAACTTCAAAAGAAACTGGAGAAATGTCAGGATGATAAGGACGACTTCTCCAATGCACAAATAG GGTCCTGTAAGCATGGAGGTATTCTGAGGATTGGAAAACCGATCGTCAGCCAGCTAAACGCAGACCTGAATGCAGGTTATAAGTATGGAGGATGGGGTAAAGACTCCAAGCCCTTGCCTGGCTCTGAGAATATGAACTGGTACTCGGGCTTTACTGACACTCTGGTCAGCAGAATCACACTCTATGCTGACTATTATAAACTGATCATGAGACAGGGCTTTAGTACACACGAGTTATACCttgtaaataaatatgattgGCGAGGCACTGGAAACAATTACATAGTGCGGGCAAATACCCTGTACTATCAGTTCAGAAGTCCTTTTAGCATGGCAAAATATAACATGACCAGCAAAACAGCCGAGTACAAGGTGGTTCCAGAGGCTACGACCCGATTCTCGTACCACTATTCGCCCAATCAGAACCTGGACTTTGCAGCCGATGAGACTGGGATGTGGGTAACTTACGCCACAGAGGAGTCAAATGGTAAACTAGTCTTGGGGAAGATAGATGAGGAGTCGTTTGCATTAGAGGAGGTTTGGCAGACGAGCGTATACAAACAGTCTGTCACAAACATCTTCATGATTTGTGGAGTCCTGCACGCAACCAGATCAGTAGATACTCAAACGGAGGAGATTTTCTACACTTTTGACACCAACAAAAATGAGGAAAGCCATGTTAGCATTCGCTTTGAGAAGTTCCAGGACTTCTATGTGTACCTGGACTACAACCCCACCGATCAGAAGCTTTACATGTACAACAATGGTTATTATGTGAGTTACAATGTGAAATTCAGAGATGCCTAG